Proteins encoded together in one Falco peregrinus isolate bFalPer1 chromosome 2, bFalPer1.pri, whole genome shotgun sequence window:
- the LOC101923302 gene encoding RING finger protein 145-like: MAGAASAQLSGAKPLRYTLGVGAGREKAKVAEGPERRRERERERGPRPAPAGGGRAGRPLLGAGRAPPAGPGEAAPGGSPRCPRAPRAMARLEAVANVALRVPGLALLDLLYRWDAAAIGELLRPRRGDPQLLRAPALRAAHCLGHLLCVVVLVLPVRSLVKLYLHLLTGLLLGVGHTVARDFVRQELEYGFQGAVYSDPVALSSFATTLASQLCLCALCSLLMRSRQPWLFGAPLLPVLARLCGLPLHVLPVLNTFAATVTAMEVLYILGSHILVPFQLAAAACREIAQAVEVYRLVALGMSLWSQLAIPLLFLVFWLVLFFLQLSSFLASSSSPLAQQGLLFLLLSSAAECCGTPYSLIGLTFTVSYLALGVLNLCKFYLLGFGAFQNGNVMHRGVTEGVTLLLLALQTGLLDLQILQRTFLLSIILFIVVTSTLQSMIEIADPIVLALGASRNRSPWKHFRGVSMCLFLLVFPCFMAYKIAHFFHLDFWLLILVSSCMLTSLQVMGTLFIYALFMVELLQDTPLERMDEIIYCVNAVSRVLEFLVAVCVVGYGTWESLFGEWSWMGASVIIIHSYFNVWLRAQSGWRSFLLRREAAKKINSLPRATGGQLQDHNDVCAICFQDMQVAVVTPCNHFFHAACLRKWLYVQDTCPMCHQQVTPVAAEEDPSTGRAARPAPSGGDEVPEDRGAAASPALARPQQDGLLSGDSVVTGQGDSKATQNNAAEDHSPHHPDTSAPWDREMGAVLQPRGDPPPSVQDTQHLSPPPTSLDPFVSPKLGAGDSRDTHSGHRPS; this comes from the exons ATGGCGGGGGCAGCGTCAGCGCAGCTCTCTGGCGCAAAGCCTCTGCGCTACACGCTGGGCGTAGGGGCGGGGCGGGAGAAAGCGAAAGTGGCGGAGGGAccggagcggcggcgggagcgggagcgggagcggggcccgcggcccgccccggcgggaggcggccgggcgggcaggCCGCTGctgggcgcggggcgggcgcccCCTGCCGGGCCGGGGGAGGCAGCGCCGGGGGGGTCCCCCCGGTGCCCCCGTGCCCCGCGGGCCATGGCGCGGCTGGAGGCGGTGGCCAACGTGGCGCTGCGGGTGCCGGGGCTGGCgctgctggacctgctgtaCCGCTGGGACGCGGCCGCCATAGGCGAGCTGctgcggccccgccgcggggacCCCCAGCTCCTCCGGGCCCCCGCGCTCCGCGCCGCGCACTGCCTGG GCCACCTGCTGTGTGTcgtggtgctggtgctgccggTGCGGTCCCTGGTGAAGCTCTATCTCCACCTCCTCACCGGGCTGCTGCTCGGCGTGGGGCACACGGTGGCCAG GGACTTCGTCCGCCAGGAGCTGGAGTACGGCTTCCAGGGCGCCGTGTACAGTGACCCCGTGGCGCTCAGCTCCTTCGCCACCACCCTTGCAA gccagctctgcctgtgcgccctctgctccctgctgatGCGGAGCCGGCAGCCCTGGCTGTTCGGTGCCCCGCTGCTGCCCGTGCTGGCTCGCCTCTGCGGCCTCCCCCTCCACGTCCTGCCTGTCCTCAACACCTTCGCCGCCACCGTCACCGCCATGGAGGTGCTCTACATCCTCGGCTCCCACATCCTTGTCCCCTTCCAGCTGGccgctgctgcctgccgggaAATTGCACAG GCGGTGGAGGTGTACCGGCTGGTCGCACTGGGGATGTCCCTCTGGAGCCAGCTGGCCATCCCGCTCCTCTTCCTCGTCTTCTGGCTGGTGCTgttcttcctccagctctcctccttccttgcctCCTCCAGCAGTCCCCTGGCGCAGCAgggcctcctcttcctcctcctcagcag CGCGGCCGAGTGCTGTGGCACACCGTACTCCCTCATCGGCCTCACCTTCACCGTCTCCTACCTCGCCCTGGGTGTCCTCAACCTCTGCAAGTTTTACCTGCTGGGCTTCGGTGCCTTCCAGAACGGCAACGTCATGCACAG GGGTGTGACGGAGGGtgtgacactgctgctgctggcgctgcAGACAGGGCTGCTCGACCTGCAGATCCTCCAGCGGACCTTCCTCCTCAGCATCATCCTCTTCATCGTGGTGACCTCCACGCTGCAGTCCATGATCGAGATAGCTGATCCCATTGTGCTGGCGCTGGGGGCTTCCCGCAACAG GAGCCCCTGGAAGCATTTCCGCGGCGTCAGCATGTGCCTCTTCTTGCTGGTTTTCCCTTGCTTCATGGCCTACAAGATTGCCCACTTCTTCCACCTGGATTTCTGGCTGCTGATCCTGGTCTCCAGCTGCATGCTTACCTCTCTGCAG gtgATGGGCACCCTCTTCATCTACGCCCTTTTCATGgtggagctgctccaggacaCGCCGCTGGAGCGGATGGACGAGATCATCTACTGTGTGAATGCAGTGAGCCGAGTGCTGGAGTTCCTGGTGGCCGTCTGTGTGGTGGGCTACGGCACCTGGGAGTCCCTCTTCGGGGAGTGGAGCTGGATGGGCGCCTCCGTCATCATCATCCACTCCTACTTCAACGTCTGGCTGCGCGCTCAGTCGGGCTGGAGGAGCTTTCTGCTGCGCCGCGAGGCTGCCAAGAAGATCAACTCCCTGCCCCGGGCCACAGGTGGGCAGCTGCAGGACCACAACGATGTCTGTGCCATCTGCTTCCAG GACATGCAGGTGGCCGTCGTCACTCCCTGCAATCACTTCTTCCACGCTGCCTGCCTCCGCAAGTGGCTTTACGTGCAGGACACGTGCCCCATGTGCCACCAGCAAGTCACGCCAGTGGCTGCCGAGGAGGATCCCAGCACTGGGAGGGCGGCTCGGCCAGCACCGTCTGGCGGGGACGAGGTGCCAGAGGACAGAGGAGCTGCCGcgagcccagccctggctcgGCCCCAGCAGGATGGGCTGCTCAGTGGGGACAGTGTGGTCACTGGCCAGGGGGACAGCAAGGCGACCCAGAACAATGCGGCTGAGGACCACAGCCCCCACCACCCTGACACCTCTGCCCCATGGGATCGAGAAATGGGTGCCGTCCTGCAGCCCCGTGGGGACCCTCCTCCCAGTGTCCAGGACACGCAGCACCTGTCGCCCCCACCCACCAGCCTGGACCCTTTTGTCAGCCCCAAGCTCGGCGCAGGAGACAGCAGGGACACCCACAGTGGCCACCGCCCCTCCTAG
- the LOC114012755 gene encoding C-type mannose receptor 2-like yields the protein MLSQFSRRMCRARQNCGKHGHSWWQPGPLCCLTPVDYLAREARGGSYWIGLVATGPGGSWRWVDRAAYSQAQSFWAPGQPDRTDYGPWGQESCAQIHPVGNGLWNDHNCNFTFPWICKKGPECDLTPATLPAPHPTPPCQMSPPGTPSPPWGRAAPRQAPMPCRRCHQCSGPWHHPVALRALCSALIKLPLLHLLWLPLALPAEGALTPRPPQTPGTR from the exons ATGCTGTCCCAGTTTTCAAGAAGG aTGTGCAGGGCCAGGCAGAACTGCGGGAAGCATGGGCACAGCTGGTGGCAGCCCGGGCCTCTCTGCTGCCTGACCCCAGTG GACTACCTGGCACGGGAGGCGAGGGGAGGATCCTACTGGATTGGGCTGGTGGCCACAGGCCCCGGAGGCTCCTGGCGCTGGGTGGACAGGGCTGCCTACTCGCAGGCCCAGAG TTTCTGGGCACCGGGGCAGCCAGACAGGACGGACTATGGGCCATGGGGCCAGGAGAGCTGCGCCCAGATCCACCCCGTGGGCAACGGCCTCTGGAATGACCATAACTGCAACTTCACCTTCCCCTGGATCTGCAAGAAGGGACCTGAGTGTGACCTGACGCCGGCCACACTGCCAGCCCCACACCCCACGCCCCCGTGCCAGATGAGCCCCCCGGGGACCCCCTCTCccccctggggcagggcagctcccaggcaAGCCCCCATGCCGTGCCGCCGCTGCCACCAGTGCTCCGGACCCTGGCACCATCCTGTGGCACTGAGAGCCCTTTGCTCAGCTCTGATTAAACTGCCCCTGCTGCACCTCCTCTGGCTGCCTCTCGCCCTCCCCGCCGAGGGGGCGTTGACTCCACGGCCCCCACAGACCCCTGGCACACGGTGA
- the AP5S1 gene encoding AP-5 complex subunit sigma-1, with translation MASGGGRGDSAPLAGGGLGSRRLAMVRAFVLLALGGPGGASSPGPAPCRVLYARVFGTPSGTPAGPPRERLRRKEQLLAVARQVASQCQLLQSSSGCPSSPQLPDEPISLQGAPGGLFQLPPGDPFPERVTVAWLSVLALAFALVCDPQENLSLAEITLHRLAPRLLTSLRLLGPGADVLLRPETTDILLDHLLPHGQMLFLNERFLQAMDREMGIKTPR, from the exons ATGGCAAGCGGCGGAGGTCGGGGTGACTCCGCCCCCCTGGCGGGCGGCGGGCTGGGGTCGCGGCGCCTTGCCATGGTGCGGGCGTTCGTGCTGCTGGCGCtgggcgggccggggggcgcctCCTCCCCGGGCCCCGCCCCCTGCCGCGTGCTGTACGCGCGAGTCTTCGGGACTCCCTCCGGGACCCCCGCGGGGCCGCCACGGGAGCGCCTTCGCCgcaaagagcagctgctggctgtggccAG GCAAGTGGCCTCCCAGTGCCAGCTGCTTCAGTCATCCTCGGGATGCCCAtcctccccccagctccccgaCGAGCCGATATCGCTACAAGGTGCCCCGGGAgggcttttccagctgcccCCTGGAGACcccttccctgaaagggtgACAGTAGCCTGGCTGTCGGTGTTAGCCCTGGCCTTTGCCTTGGTTTGTGACCCCCAAGAGAATTTATCGTTGGCCGAAATCACCCTGCACCGCCTGGCCCCCCGCCTGCTCACCTCCTTGCGCCTGCTTGGCCCCGGTGCTGATGTCCTGCTCCGACCAGAGACCACTGACATCCTCCTGGATCACCTCCTGCCCCACGGACAGATGCTTTTCCTCAATGAACGTTTCCTCCAAGCGATGGACCGGGAGATGGGCATCAAAACACCCCGTTGA
- the CDC25B gene encoding M-phase inducer phosphatase 2, which yields MAARGGPGRRGLAGTSPSPVTSPVTTLARDMGNLAGLGSPWDTPKHGVASAPSRDSVSSEAMDAGVGLDSPGEEDPTALEEAFEKAVLECRRALKDNKFFIQRISSLPTQLQGSSPVLRNISHSREFNSRRASEDGGRREPEDKEGFVFKKPQRPGQRSQLPASDGAAGRDSFAQRPGSAPSLLFDTPEKENVPKGESPIILRRCSLTSSMSEEEDDGFMEILDDEEMKSNADVPQGMENLLTAPLVRKEETELCRTKRSKCRQLFRSPSMPSSVIRPILKRIDRPQDKDTPVKAKRRRSVAGTPGEEAAEPKARLLRSKSFCQEEIENLLANDHQELIGDFSKAYLLQTVEGKHQDLKYISPEMMVAVLTGQFSSLIESCVIVDCRYPYEYEGGHIKGAINLPMEQDVEEFLLKKPIVPFDASKRVIVIFHCEFSSERGPRMCRFVREKDRACNEYPHLHYPELYVLKGGYREFFPQYQTHCEPQDYRPMHHKDFKEDLCKFRLKSRTWAGERSKRELYSRLKNF from the exons atggcggcgcggggcggccccgggcgccGGGGACTGGCGGGCACGTCCCCGTCCCCGGTCACGTCCCCGGTCACCACGCTGGCCCGGGACATGGGCAATCTGGCGGGGCTGGGCAG CCCCTGGGACACCCCGAAGCATGGGGTAGCCTCGGCCCCCTCCCGGGACTCCGTCTCCTCCGAGGCCATGGACGCGG GAGTGGGGCTGGACTCCCCCGGGGAGGAGGACCCCACGGCGCTGGAGGAAGC CTTCGAGAAAGCAGTGCTGGAGTGCAGGAGAGCTCTCAAAGA CAACAAGTTCTTTATCCAGAGGATCAGCTCCTTGCCG aCACAGCTCCAGGGGTCCAGCCCGGTCCTGAGGAACATCTCCCACTCCCGGGAGTTCAACAGCCGCAGGGCCAGCGAGGACGGGGGCCGGAGGGAGCCTGAGGACAAG GAAGGGTTTGTCTTTAAGAAGCCGCAGAGGCCGGGTCAGCGCAGCCAGCTTCCTGCCAGCGatggggctgcgggcagggacTCCTTCGCCCAGAGACCCGGCTCCgcacccagcctgctg TTTGACAccccagagaaggagaatgTCCCCAAAGGAGAGAGCCCCATCATACTGCGCCGGTGCTCCTTGACCTCCTCCATGTCTGAGGAGGAAGATGATGGCTTCATGGAGATCCTGGATGATGAGGAGATGAAG agcaACGCTGATGTGCCACAGGGGATGGAGAACCTGCTGACCGCACCACtggtgaggaaggaggagaCAGAGCTG TGTCGCACAAAGCGCAGCAAGTGCCGGCAGCTCTTCCGCTCGCCCTCGATGCCCAGCAGCGTCATCAGGCCCATCCTGAAGCGGATAGACCGGCCCCAGGACAAGGACACCCCTGTGAAGGCCAAGCGGCGGAGGAGTGTGGCTGGTACCCCTGGCGAGGAGGCGGCAGAGCCG AAGGCACGGCTGCTGCGTTCTAAGTCCTTCTGCCAGGAGGAGATCGAGAACCTGCTGGCCAACGACCACCAGGAGCTCATTGGGGACTTCTCCAAG GCTTATCTCCTCCAGACGGTGGAGGGGAAGCACCAGGACCTGAAGTACATTTCCCCTGAAATG ATGGTGGCGGTGCTGACGGGGCAGTTCAGCAGCCTCATTGAGAGCTGCGTGATCGTGGACTGCAGGTACCCCTATGAGTACGAAGGAGGCCACATCAAG GGAGCCATCAACCTGCCGATGGAGCAGGATGTGGAAGAGTTCCTGCTGAAGAAGCCCATTGTGCCCTTTGATGCCAGCAAGAGGGTGATCGTCATCTTCCACTGCGAGTTCTCCTCTGAGAGGGGGCCCAGGAT gTGCCGGTTTGTCAGGGAGAAGGACCGAGCCTGTAATGAGTACCCCCACCTCCACTACCCTGAGCTCTATGTCTTGAAGGGAGGGTACCGGGAGTTCTTCCCCCAGTACCAG ACACACTGCGAGCCGCAGGACTACCGCCCCATGCACCACAAGGACTTCAAGGAGGATCTGTGCAAGTTCCGCCTGAAGAGCCGCACTTGGGCAGGCGAGCGCAGCAAGCGGGAGCTCTACAGTAGACTCAAGAACTTCTGA